In Coregonus clupeaformis isolate EN_2021a chromosome 15, ASM2061545v1, whole genome shotgun sequence, one genomic interval encodes:
- the uap1l1 gene encoding UDP-N-acetylhexosamine pyrophosphorylase-like protein 1, with translation MLSFEEVKSSLEHAGQSHILQFWPELSGDDKSTFLVELSQLDLHELREHCELAAESAKAGHSATAADQEIEPVSSEFIGSIRKSDQTALTGWENEGFLQISQNRVAVLLLAGGQGTRLGVPYPKGMYNVGLPSSKTLYQIQAERIRKIQELANAKHGSKCTVAWYIMTSEFTLDPTKKFFQENKYFGLDPSDVVMFEQRMIPAVTFDGKVILQDKGKIAMAPDGNGGLYRALVDNKVLEDMEKRGVEYLHIYCVDNILVKMADPIFIGFCVSKGADCGAKVVEKTYPAEPVGVVCKVKGVYQVVEYSELRPETAEQRDPGGELVYSAGNICNHFFTRTFLNEVAQKFQGQLKQHVALKKVPFVDREGNLVKPTKPNGIKMEKFVFDVFQFSRKFVAFEVLREEEFSPLKNADGAPLDTPTTARRSLLAQHYRWAMAAGASFLDAQGKALTPRPRDEDPPAVCEISPLVSFFGEGLEQLLGQKALTTPFLLDEDRAKELLQAQ, from the exons ATGCTTTCATTTGAGGAAGTAAAGTCTTCTTTAGAACATGCAGGACAGTCTCATATTCTGCAATTTTGGCCCGAACTTTCTGGGGATGACAAAAGCACATTTCTGGTCGAGTTGTCTCAGTTGGACTTGCATGAATTGCGCGAGCACTGTGAACTGGCCGCGGAGTCTGCTAAAGCTGGTCATTCCGCAACAGCCGCTGACCAGGAAATTGAGCCAGTATCTTCAGAATTCATCGGGAGCATTCGGAAGAGTGATCAAACCGCTTTAACTGGCTGGGAAAATGAAG GGTTTTTGCAAATCTCCCAGAACAGAGTGGCTGTGCTGCTGTTGGCTGGTGGCCAGGGGACCCGTCTTGGGGTTCCATACCCCAAAGGGATGTACAATGTGGGTCTCCCGAGCAGCAAAACTCTGTATCAAATCCAGGCAGAGCGCATCCGCAAAATACAGGAGCTGGCGAATGCAAAGCATGGATCAAAGTGCACAGTAGCATG GTACATCATGACCAGTGAGTTTACCCTGGATCCCACCAAGAAGTTCTTCCAGGAGAATAAGTACTTTGGTCTGGATCCGTCTGACGTGGTCATGTTCGAGCAAAGGATGATCCCTGCTGTGACCTTTGATGGAAAGGTCATCCTACAGGACAAAGGGAAGATAGCTATGGCCCCAG ATGGAAACGGTGGCCTGTACCGAGCTCTGGTGGATAACAAGGTCCTTGAGGACATGGAGAAGAGGGGTGTGGAGTACCTCCACATCTACTGTGTTGACAACATCCTGGTCAAAATGGCCGACCCCATCTTCATTGGTTTCTGCGTGAGTAAAGGAGCAGACTGCGGTGCCAAG GTGGTTGAGAAGACGTACCCAGCAGAGCCAGTGGGCGTAGTCTGCAAGGTAAAGGGAGTGTACCAGGTGGTGGAGTACAGCGAGCTCCGCCCAGAGACGGCCGAGCAGCGAGACCCAGGAGGAGAGCTGGTGTACAGCGCAGGAAACATCTGCAACCACTTCTTCACACGGACCTTCCTCAACGAAGTGGCACA GAAGTTTCAGGGCCAGCTGAAGCAGCACGTGGCACTTAAGAAAGTCCCTTTTGTGGACAGAGAAGGAAACCTGGTGAAACCCACCAAGCCCAATGGGATCAAAATGGAGAAGTTTGTTTTTGATGTCTTTCAGTTTTCAAG GAAATTTGTGGCATTTGAGGTTCTGAGAGAGGAAGAATTCTCACCATTGAAAAATGCTGATGGGGCACCTCTGGACACTCCTACCACAGCCAGACGATCCTTACTGGCACAGCACTACCGCTGGGCGATGGCTGCAGGAGCCAGCTTCCTGGATGCCCAAGGGAAGGCCCTAACTCCTAGACCCAG GGATGAAGACCCACCAGCTGTCTGTGAGATCTCCCCGCTGGTGTCTTTCTTCGGAGAG GGTTTGGAGCAGCTGCTGGGACAGAAGGCCCTGACGACCCCCTTCCTTCTGGATGAGGACAGGGCAAAGGAACTCCTCCAGGCCCAGTAG
- the LOC121582071 gene encoding protein SET: MAASSAKVVRKENSNHDGADETSVKEQQEAIEHIDEVQNEIDRLNEQASEEILKVEQKYNKLRQPFFQKRSELIAKIPNFWVTTFVNHPQVSALLGEEDEEALHYLTRVEVTEFEDIKSGYRIDFYFDENPYFENKILSKEFHLNESGDPSSKSTEIKWKAGKDLTKRAGQTPNKAGKKRQHEEPESFFTWFTDHSDAGADELGEVVKDDIWPNPLQYYLVPDMDDEEGEGEEDEEEGLEDIDEEGDEDEGEEDDEEEGEDGEDDGEDD, from the exons ATGGCAGCCTCGTCGGCGAAAGTCGTTAGAAAGGAGAACTCTAATCATGATGGAGCGGACGAGACCTCCG TAAAAGAGCAACAAGAAGCTATTGAACACATTGACGAAGTACAAAATGAAATTGACAG ATTGAACGAACAGGCCAGTGAGGAGATTTTAAAAGTAGAGCAGAAGTACAATAAGTTACGCCAGCCATTCTTCCAGAAGCGGTCAGAACTCATAGCTAAAATCCCCAACTTCTGGGTCACAACATTTGTCAACCACCCACAAG TTTCAGCCCTTCTTggtgaggaggatgaggaggcacTTCATTACCTTACCAGAGTGGAGGTGACTGAGTTTGAGGACATCAAGTCAGGTTACAGAATAGATTTT TACTTTGATGAGAACCCATACTTTGAGAACAAAATCCTCTCCAAAGAGTTTCACTTGAATGAAAGTGGGGACCCATCTTCAaagtcaactgaaataaaatgGAAGGCTGGAAAG GACCTGACAAAGCGTGCCGGCCAAACGCCGAACAAAGCGGGTAAGAAGAGGCAACACGAAGAACCAGAGAGCTTCTTCACCTGGTTCACAGATCACTCCGATGCAGGGGCAGACGAACTAGGAGAGGTCGTTAAGGACGACATCTGGCCAAACCCATTGCAGTACTACCTG GTCCCTGACATGGATGATGAGGAAGGGGAAggtgaggaggatgaggaagagggcTTGGAGGACATTGATGAGGAAGGGGATgaggatgaaggagaggaagATGATGAGGAAGAAGGGGAAGATGGAGAG GATGACGGCGAGGATGATTAA
- the dync2i2 gene encoding WD repeat-containing protein 34, protein MFTDETLDALGVESLWRKSQQLAQESRGCQTRPVHTAEAEIQPLLNADNGTQTDPQDHLTDQLLLESELRPESPGLRDFLHRVEDMVVKELANNAKSHAFDGFDVNWEDQNETVSCMHRLQHPSAQEKGLQVTSISWSCTGSVIACAFGRVDDGDWSTEKSCVCTWNLDRRGLNPKRPDTVIDVARPVMSLSFHPSQPSLIAGGLYSGEVVVWDTNRTQDLILAQTGMSTDTHREPVYQVAWVPGPRRGEMVVLSAGSGGRVLLWTVDSDEGRLVLSAGFALVRQQVPHNSALSKGRGSSNVGVTSLALSPWDLDTFLVGSESGLVLKCSFSAQTLAAAPPDGESVTLRAPAQFSFSPRGGPIHSLHCSPFHRNLFVSVGTDGLAHLHSLLQPDPLLSLRVSDSYVFGVRWSPTRPLLFAAATGQGLVQIFDLGRKSLRPAATIDQLTGGQPVYCLEFNSRRKDLLAVGNADGSVNIWHLSTELTEQGPRETAKLEQLANEVAE, encoded by the exons ATGTTCACTGATGAAACTTTGGATGCCTTGGGCGTTGAGTCGCTGTGGAGGAAATCGCAACAGTTGGCACAGGAGTCG AGAGGTTGTCAGACCCGGCCCGTACACACAGCTGAGGCTGAAATACAGCCCCTGCTTAATGCAGATAATGGCACCCAGACGGATCCACAAGACCACCTCACAGACCAACTCCTCCTTGAAAGTGAGCTCCGACCAGAGTCTCCTGGGCTGAGGGACTTCCTGCATCGAGTGGAGGACATGGTTGTCAAGGAGTTGGCCAATAACGCCAAGAGTCATGCGTTTGATGGGTTCGACGTGAATTGGGAGGATCAGAACGAGACG gttTCATGCATGCATCGTCTCCAGCACCCCAGTGCCCAGGAGAAGGGTCTTCAAGTTACCAGCATATCCTGGAGTTGCACAGGTTCAGTAATCGCCTGCGCCTTCGGTCG TGTTGATGACGGAGACTGGAGCACAGAGAAGTCCTGTGTGTGCACTTGGAATCTGGACCGCAGAGGCCTGAACCCCAAACGACCAGACACGGTCATAGACGTGGCCAGGCCTGTCATGTCTCTGTCCTTCCACCCCTCTCAACCCTCTCTCATAGCTG GAGGTCTTTACAGTGGAGAGGTAGTGGTCTGGGACACGAACAGGACACAGGACCTCATTTTGGCGCAAACAGGAATGTCGACCGACACTCACCGGGAGCCAGTCTACCAG GTAGCCTGGGTCCCCGGACCAAGGCGAGGGGAGATGGTGGTGCTGAGTGCTGGCTCTGGGGGCAGGGTGCTGCTGTGGACAGTGGACTCAGACGAGGGGAGGCTGGTGCTCAGTGCCGGCTTTGCCCTCGTCAGACAGCAGGTTCCTCACAACAGTGCACTGAGCAAG GGCAGAGGGAGCAGCAATGTGGGGGTCACCTCCCTGGCCCTGTCCCCCTGGGACTTGGATACATTCCTGGTGGGCTCTGAAAGCGGCCTGGTCCTCAAGTGCTCCTTCTCAGCCCAGACGCTGGCGGCAGCGCCCCCCGATGGAGAGAGTGTGACGCTGCGTGCCCCAGCCCAGTTCTCCTTCAGCCCCCGAGGTGGCCCCATCCACTCTTTGCACTGCTCCCCTTTCCACAG GAACCTGTTTGTCAGTGTGGGGACCGACGGCCTGGCCCACCTCCACTCTCTGCTGCAGCCCGATCCTCTGCTCTCGCTGCGGGTGTCCGACTCCTATGTGTTCGGGGTACGCTGGTCGCCAACGAGGCCCCTTCTCTTTGCCGCTGCCACAGGACAAG GTCTGGTGCAGATATTTGATCTGGGCAGGAAGTCACTGAGACCAGCAGCCACCATAGACCAGCTGACGGGTGGCCAACCAGTctactgcctggagttcaactcCAGACGGAAAGACCTCCTAGCGGTGGGCAATGCCGACGGCTCCGTCAACATATGGCACCTGAGCACGGAGCTGACGGAACAGGGGCCCCGAGAGACCGCCAAGCTGGAGCAACTAGCCAATGAGGTGGCAGAGTGA